The Candidatus Parvarchaeota archaeon region CCCAAGCACGCAGTGGACATAGTGCTTTTCATCCACACGCTTCTTGGCATTGACATCCCTCTGACCCGCGATGTGCTTTTCAAGCAGCTTGGGATACAAAGCTAGGGCTTTAAGGGCAGTTGAATGCAAACCAAGGGAAAAACGATGGCTTGTCCGAAGGATTAAGCTTTAAAACACTTGATTGGCTAAATTAGTCACTAAGCCCTAATCAACGTAATCGCAAAGTAGCCGCCCTTAACGGTTTATTGCATGTTTAGATTACTGGTTTGGGCTTGCAGGTTCAGGATGAATATTTTAGGATGAACATTTTAGGATGAACATTTAGGGGGAATATTTATGGAACAATACCACGGAAAATCAGGCTCAAAAATTTCAGGGACAGGCGGCAAGCGCCACAAGTCCTCGGACAAAAAACTTTACCTTTCAGGCTCGCCTTTCACTGCAACCAAGCTTGGGGAGTCTGAAGTCAGAAAGCTGGTTTCCGGCAGGGGCAGGACCTTCAAGGTGAAGCTCAAGCACGCAGCATATGCAAATGTCCTGACAAATGAGGGCATGAAAAAAGCAAGGATAAAAAACGTGATGGAGTCGCCTGCAAACCGAAACTACGCAAGGCAGAACCTCATGACAAAAGGCACAATAATCGACACCGATGCAGGGCGGGCAAAAATAACGAACCGGGTCGGCCAGGATGGGGTTGTCAACTGCGTCCTTGTCTGATTCGCTTTTTTCGATCTATTTTATTT contains the following coding sequences:
- a CDS encoding 30S ribosomal protein S8e: MEQYHGKSGSKISGTGGKRHKSSDKKLYLSGSPFTATKLGESEVRKLVSGRGRTFKVKLKHAAYANVLTNEGMKKARIKNVMESPANRNYARQNLMTKGTIIDTDAGRAKITNRVGQDGVVNCVLV